Within Sorghum bicolor cultivar BTx623 chromosome 2, Sorghum_bicolor_NCBIv3, whole genome shotgun sequence, the genomic segment TCATTCCTAGCTTTCCTCTAGGGTTTGTGTTtctctctctcactctctctctcatctctCTCTTCCTCTTTTTCCACGATGTGTACGCTTCACTTTTCTCTCATTGTTGATGGATAATGATCGTTGGTTTCAATTATTGTGTGGCTAGACAATAGTAGGATGGAACCAGATGCATGCTCGTTTGTGCGGATCGTTTAGAATATGAGAATAGTATGTGTGTTATATAACTAAGGTTGATCAGGATTTAGCACTCGTCATTGACTTGTTGGATTCAATCCAAGGGTGAAGCTAGAGTAAACTCAAGAGGAGGAACTTGTCTTGGATGAGTGTACCTAATTTTTTTGCTGTGAAGTTACATGTATGATAAAATATTTATGGTAAATTGCTGCCTTTTTTCACTTATAGCAGGTGTGCCTGCACGGCGCACCCACTATTATCTAAGTAGCCCGTCCCTTATCCGTACAACAACGTCCACAATGACCCAATGATGAAAATAACAATTTCTATAACAAAATATTTGGCTTCTAACATATGTCTTTAATTTGTAGAGAAAAAGCTGCTTAGAAGAAGGGAAGCTTCCAAGCCTCCCGAAGACGGAAGCCCTGAAGCCGACGCCACTATTTCACGAACGTTCAGTGGAAACAAAAGCAACGGTCAATTTCTGACAGCACTGATATAACCCTATTACTTCTCTCACTTCGTTCTCCTTCTCTGGCAATGATGTGAGCATTGACATAACCTACAAAAGCCATTTTTTAAAATGCTATAACTTAAAAACGGTGTGTCCATTTTTAATTTCGATGGCACTAGTGTGTTCTACACGATGAGAcgaataaaactagaccccacttACATATGTTTCGAAGAATTTTGTTCTACAAATAACTTATATGTACTAACTTAGGATATATAATTTAGAACATATAAGTTAGAACACACCATTTACATGTAATAGCTTATGTGTACCAAATAATCAGATATAACTTAGAAAGTATAACTTAGAATATATAACTTATAATGTATAACTTATAACTTATACGAAACCTTGAAAACGCAAGAGTTATGAAAcacattttatttataaaaagttATTAAACACAAAGGACAAATGAACTAAGTTATACCTTATGACAAAACTTGCAAACACAAAAGTTATTAACATACAAAGGAACGAATTAACTTATAACTTATATCAAAACTTACAAACATAAAAAATGATGAAATCTAACTTGTGTAGACAAGTTATTCCATGTAACTTGTGTATATAAGTTAATCAATACAATTTATGTGCATAAGTTGTAAAGTTATATGTTATTGTAATTTAACACATAAATTTCTATGTAAAAAAATCTTCGAAATATATGTAAGTAGGATCTAGTTTTGTTCATCTTGTCACGAAGAATACATTGGTGCAAACAGAATGAAAATTGGATAAACCGTTTGGAAGTTATAGTAATTTAAAATAAATGATTTGCAATTTTGAGATGACGTCAATAGGACGTCAGCGGAGTGGAAGACGCTGAGATCGTTCGCTGGATTAGTTTCTAATGAACGTTCACTAGAATGGATCTGGGCCCTGAAGCCCATGAGGTGAGCCTCAAGTGAAGATCCACCGTCGAGCCTAGTGAAATGCATGGGCTATTTTGACCAATAGCCTTCGCCGAAGAATATTGCTAGAATGAGAATAAAAATCTATCGatctatcctaaattataaggcaTTTGATTTTTTACATCAAATTTGATCATTTGTCTTACTaaaaaatttatacaaaatattatttattttgacGTGGCTTCGTTtgttaataatttttttaataatgacttaaatttgactatgtaatttttttgaataagacgagtgattGAATTTAgaataaaaaagtcaaacgttttATAATTTAAGATGTATGGAGTAATTTGGTTGAGTTTAGGTAACTGAACATCACTACATTCAGCCTATTCACTGCCAGTCgtttaacaatatttttttctcacaacaaatcagctaaTAATATtttctgtcatggcttatcGGCTAAACGGGAACGCTGGCCAGTCTATTGTTTTGTGATGATAGCTAGCTTTACGGACTTTATTTTTACCGTGTGGGAAACAGGGCACAGGGCGTAGCCTATGCCGGAGTACGTACGCTAGCTAGGCTCTGAACTCCTTGAACAACAGGGCAAGTAGTGAAGCTCAGgcttttgtcaaaaaaaaaaaaaagctcaggccttgtttagttcaccctaaaactaaaaagtttttaagattttccgtcacatcgaatcttgtgacacatgtatgaaatattaagtatagaaaaaataaaaactaattacacattttagctgtaaatcacgagacggatcttttgatcctagttagtccataattgaatagtatttatcacaaacaaacgaaaagtgctacagtatcgaaaacttttcacttttcggaactaaacaaggcctcattctGATGATGGGTCTCGGATGCTGGCTAGCAACAAATGACTTTGGCAGCATCCGATGCACTGCAAACATCTTCTCCCAACATTAAGTGGCactgtttctgcattgatacaATTTCTGTACTCTTCCAGAGGAAccagaaaaaaaatcatttctCATTTATGGGCAGTACTCAGAAGTTATACCATACCCCTGGAGGACTTCATAATTTAACTTTTAAATATATAAGACGACAATGGCTTCAAGCGTCTAAATATTAAGCCACTTGCTCTTCAAGGAATTATTAATCGACGGATCGaccaacatgcatgcatgcatcgatATGATGATGTGCGATGCTACTTGGCGGGCTGTAGATAGATTCTTAATATAATTGCAGAGTTGCAGTGCTCCTGCCTCGTGCACTCCTGCTCCGCGACGACTGCACTCGTGCCATCGGCCATGAGCCCGGAGCTGGCTGGCTACTGCGAGAGGCGCGGGACGACGTGGCCTGCGGACGGATCGACGCGACGTCGGCCCTGGGCTGGCGAAGGGGGGTTGCATGCGGCGCGCGGCGAGGGCGGGTTGCATGCGCAATGCAACAGAGGATTACGTCGCGACGACACGCCCAAGCAAAGCAGTATCGATCGGCACTCCGGCAGGTTCCACTTGCATCGGTGCCGGTTGGTGACCGGCGAGTCGATCAGATGGTGGGCGTGGCGAGGAAAACACCAGACCAACATCGTGCAGTGCAGCTACCAGTTCGATCTTGCCGCCGTTGCAGTTTCCGCTCCCTGGAACCCGAACTGCTGTGGGCAACTTGCAAGAGGAAGAGTGAATTCGATGTGCCTTCTCCTCTGACGCCTCCATCCCTCTTTCAAGGAGATGCCTGCCGTTGGTTGGTGTGAGAAGACTCTTGACTGAAAATGAGACCAGTGCATGCGATGCGCCGTGTATTCATAGCCtaagaccagtctcaatgcatagtttcatgacacagttaccaagactataaactaggtaaccgagctacagaggtttcatggggatgaaactcctctctcatctgatgaaactccttcatttaatgaccatgccaaatcagcaattttgcttatgtggcactcaGGCCAGTCTCGGTGGAGAGTTTCATGGTGTTGTTTCCAAGACTGCCATGTCATGTGAATTGAAATAAAACTTGGATGAAACATCcactctcaatggagagtttcatttcATAGTTTCGTGTGCATTTAATAccaagactcatagagagttggtaatcgtgccaagagagttttatatagatgaaactcatttcttctctcttttcttaAATACACAGCCATGTCATAAAAAAAATCCTGGCCTAACTGATCACTCGTCAGCTGGTTTCATTGCAGcacagcagcagctgctgcagcCATGAATGTGCGCTTTCGACCGCCATAGACCGCAGGAAAGCCGCAGCCATCTTGATTGCATGTCTTGGAGTGCGGGAGACCATTTAAAGGGCCCTGCAAAAGCACGCAGTTTCGTTGCAGTCAGCACCCATCAGCAGGCCAGCGTGTCATCAACATGACATCAAGGCGCTGAAGAGGACGGGCGAGTGCGACTGAAGACTAGCGTAGCTTGACTTGGGCCGCGACGTCCGAATAACGCTGGAGCCAGCCTGAACTCTCCCATCTTCAGTTCAGAAACACTTGTAACACCCCACTCATGATCTATTCTACTGCAAATACAGAAAATACAGGAGCACTACTGAAGAAACAAGTGAGCCTGCAGGAAGGAGGAAGGGGATCGGGTGaggtggtgtggtgtggtgttgTCCTTGCCGCTGACGAAGTGCTTGAACCATCTGGGTTAGGAGTACGTTGTGATCTGAACAGGGATCGGTGAATCCATAGAAAAAGAAATGCATTGTTCTGACAAAGACACGGTGACTGTAAGTGCTTGGAGATGACGTTTGATGAACGCGTTTCTCCTAATCTGGTTGCTCACCAACACCGAAGATGTAGTAGCTGAAGTGATGGCGGATCCCGGACCTCTCCTGCATTTTAGGCCCATGGTAGGTGACAGCGTTTCGTGACTCGTGAGTCGAGTACCTGAGTTCTTCCTGGGCCATTCTCCGTTGTGTTTGGGCCATTCCTTTCTGAATCCGGGAACATCTGTGCAATTGCCACTGGATGAGCACGGCGACGAGTGGTCTCCACGTACTACTCAACTTCAGGGCTGATTCAGGATGAATTTCAGTGCAACTGGCATTCATGAAACCAAGACGAAATTCGTCACAGAATCCACGCGCCACATCATTCGAtcttcaatttctagagttgtcataagtcaaactttttaaactttgaccaaatttctagaaaaaaatactaagatttatagtatcaaattagtattattagattcatcatagaatatattttcatataatgtgcattttatattatagatgttgttattcttttctataaagttagtcaaactttacggatcctaggaattgattctttcgtggacgaaGGGAGTACTGCTATTTTGCTTTGATTTTGATTCCAAGACCTTGTGTGAACACAAATACGGACGTGACATTCGTTCAAAATGAAAAATATCTGTATTCTGCTACGCCCGCAGCTGACCATGGACTGGAACAGAACAGTGATGTGCAGATTTGTGGTACATGTGCGTGCAAATTTCTGTGTTGGCTCAAGGAAATTCTACCGGAGCAGTTAAAATTATATGTTTCTAGTGTTGATTATACAGGACTCAAGATACTCGGTCCAAGAAAATTCTACAAAACAGTTGTGAAATATATATACTGTTTCTAACGTTGATTATCCAGGACGGAAGAACTCAGTCCAAGTCCAACAAGAGGGAGCAGTGGGCCAATTTCTTTACGATGCACCAATCTAGTCCAACTGATCAAGCCTAACAGGTCCAATAATGAACAATGCCCAAGGGCAATTTCCGTGTGAAGTGTAAACCATGCTTGAGGCAATTGTGTGAGAAGAGCTAGGCAACATGAAGAACAGCAGAAAATACAGCAAATTATTTGACAATCTTTCTTAAATTCTTCGAATCGCCCGATGCATGAACAAAATCTGAAAACGACCCTGAATACTGGCCAGTAATGATCAGATATATTTTCATCAGATCGTAGAAGAACATTAGATCCAACTGCAAGATCAGACAGGCATTGGCGCATTGCAACCCTGAAACCAACATTAGATCCAGTAGAATATTTTGGTCTATATACACAGCGCTACTAGATGTTAGTAGTAGCAAGCCGAATCGGCTAGCACCCGACGGGGTAACCCATGACGGCACCAGCCGGCGCGGCGGGCTTCCCCtgctccacggcggcggcgccacagCACGAACCACTCCCGCTCGCGCCGGCGGCGTCCACCACGGCCTTCCCGGTCGCTGCCGGCGGGAACACCGCCTTTCCTTCGGCCGGAAGCGGCGCGACACCGTCGAGCCTCTTGACGGTGATGTTGACGATGCCGTTCCGGCGCCGCATCATCCCGCGCTCGGCGGAGCCGAACAGCCGGTAGCTGAGGCAATGCAGGTGGCCCGGGGGCCCGACGGTGAAGTCCTCGACGGGgacgcgcgccgccgccacggTCTCCGACTTGCCCCCGGCGTGGGCGCGGCAGATCTCGACGTCCAACCAGCGCGCGCCGGCCGGCAGCGCCACGCGCACCGCCTCGCCCCAGTGCGGGTAGCCGTGGCAGTCCGGGTCCTGGTCGACGCGGGTGGGCGCGGAGGACGACGGCGTGTGGACCACGGCGTAGGCGCCGTGGCACAGGGGACGACCCGACGGGACCCGGACGTCCTCCCCGGACACGATCGTCACCTCGAGGGTCATCAACGGCATTGTCGCCACCACCTTGTGCGACATGATCGACTGCGGCGGACTcgatcgacggcggcggcgcagaaAACTGGCTGGGTGGTGATTACTCGATCGACCGACGGGGAACAACACGATGTAGTCGGGGCGATTTATATGGAGGGGAAATGGGAACGGACGGAGAcgaggcggcgctggtggattcGGACCCGTTGCCGCGTCGAgacgcctttttttttttttttatcccAACAGCGTCGACACGCGTTGGAATTTGGTTGTCCGCTGCGAAGCTTCGTTCGGATCACGGCGTTACTTCACGCCGTGGATCAATTGCCTTTCCGATACAAGGATGATGCCGAATTGAACGGCCGTGGAAGTTTCCGCATGGCTCATTTCAGTCGTTCGTGCAATGCTGATAATAACGGATAAGCGCGTCTCATGTACGGATAATCTCGTACTACGCGCAGTTGCCTCGAGCGTGCATGGAAATCATAAAATAAGACCGCATTGCAATGCATGGCACGTATAATTAAAAAAAGGTACGAAAAATCTACACGGTATGTTTGATTggcgtgttaaagtttaattGTTACTGTAGTAGTatagtgtctaattatagaggttcgtctcataaattactcgctatctatatttttagtttcgtatACATATGACAGAGGGTAAAGTTTACTAAGAgcgactaaacagggcctaagcttTTTATATCACGCGGGTCAAAACAACACGTCAACCATTCCCGTGAACCCAAGACTCACGCTGTCATCATGCACAAAATTGAGAACCCTGGCGGTACGGCttttgcttaggccttgtttagttcttttttcttttgtaaaataaacaTTATAGCACTTGTGttggtatttgataaatattatctaattataaactatttagttttaaaagattcatctcgtaaattacagacaaactgtgtaattagttactctctccgtttcaaattataagtccttccaagaatcttggaaagtaaaagcatttttaagtttgacaaaaaatataaagagaaatataaagatttatgtcataaaataggtaaactatgaaaatataactaacaaagaatctaatgatacttggtttgtacaaaaaatgttattattttgctatataaatttggtcaaacttgaaaaaactttgactctccaagattcttggaatgatttataatttgggacggagggagtattatttttatttatatttaatgctctatgcatatgtcacaagattcgaagtgatagaaaatctgaaaagttttgtaaaatttgttgggaactaaacaaggctttagaaGCCTAGCGGCCAGGAAAGCCGCTATTTGCTCCTcctcctaaggccttgtttagttcccgtgAGAAAACTTTTACGGCTACTATATCACTTTCATTTCTATATGGCAATTACTGTTCAATTCTGTACTAATTAGAcgatttaatgtgacgagaaatttttaaaaatgtttgatttttttttaaaaaaagtttataaGCAATGTAACATATTTATAACTATAATAATTAATGTTTAATTAtacactaattagacttaaaagattcatttcacaAAATAATGTAAAATGTGTAAttcattattttttaatcttggcgttctcaggccttgtttagatacgaaaagattttagatttcgctactgtagcactttcgtttgtttgtgacaaatattattcaatcatggactaactaggattaaaagattttatctcgcgatttacatataaactatgcaattagttatatttttatttatatttaatattccatacatgtgtcgtaagattcgatgtgatggaaatcgTTCCTCGGCCAACGGCGATGCAGGCTGAGCGGCAGCCGGCAGGCGGGCGCACATGTTGGCGAGGCGCCTCGCGGCGAGGAAGACGGTAACGGCCCGGCGAGAACCTAGGTGTTCTTGCATCGCTGCCAAGGAAGCGTCGAAATCGTTTCCCTCTCCGTTGATTTCTCGTCAGACACGTGACAATACTTGTCTCCTTGATAAATCTAATGTCACGTTAAGTTTTTATAGCACTTATTAATATTATGATTAGGAAAACCATCCATAGTTTTAATTTTATTAGGACGGGACAGCCCTACGGTTCCAAAAGGGACTATTGCACATGAAAGCGCTCGGTGGTGGCGTTCAGAAAAAAAAGGGAAGCATCAGACAACAGTCGAGAAAGCCCAAAGCATTTCGCCTGACCCTAACGAGTTGATTGGACGGCGCGTCCCTATCTAATCCTCTGCAGCATCCACACCTTCAAGGAGTCCAGAACAAAGCTGGCCTTCCActttattaataaaaaaaagagataaaagCTTACTTTCTGGTTGGCAATGACGTTCGCTGCTTTACATCCCATGGAAATGCTTTGTAGTGATCCCTCTATGAGTTGACGCAACAACATTGCTTATCTGATCACAGTTCACAGAGGTATGTAGTCCAGTATATAGTTGCTATCCTGGACTCCTATAAATTAGGCAATTCTAAACTATCAAAGTTAATTATTTTAAGTTTTAATAAATATAATTAAGTTTTAATAAATTCATATAAAAAACAGTACTACATCTATGCTAAGCTATAAGACATTCTAATAATCTTCaaaacatcttaagtttgaccaagatatgataagataataaaatttattatatcaactaaatatcattagattctcgattaattatattttcatagtatatctatttgatgtcataaatcttcataattttctctataattttagtcaaacttgaaatattttgaatctccaagattcttataatgtcttataatttagaatggaggaagTATTACCTTTGTTCCATAAAAGATGTCTTTCTTACTTCTTAAAAAGTCAAATATTTTCAGCATAGCTTAAATATATATTGAACATTTCTATGGTAAACACATTTGAAGAACCTGTAAAACTCAATAAAGTATATTAATCAGCCCGAACCCATGGCGACACTCGTTTTGAACCAGTGAGAGTACAAACTTATATGGTTTTGAATACATGTACTATAACAAATCTAATCTAATAATAACTATTTATACCATAATAAATATTAccatttttatataataaatttGGTAGTCCTATGCTAGAAGTGtactctaggccttgtttagttcactctaaaatccaaaaagttttcaagattctctgtcacatcaaatcgttCGGCatatacataaagcattaaatatagacgaaaataaaaactaattgtacagtttaactataaatcccgagacgaatcttttgatcctagttagtctatgattggacaatatttgccacaaacaaacaaaacaaagtgctacagtagcgaaatccaaaatattttcgCATGTAAACAAGTCTCTATTTTTT encodes:
- the LOC8054880 gene encoding uncharacterized protein LOC8054880, with product MSHKVVATMPLMTLEVTIVSGEDVRVPSGRPLCHGAYAVVHTPSSSAPTRVDQDPDCHGYPHWGEAVRVALPAGARWLDVEICRAHAGGKSETVAAARVPVEDFTVGPPGHLHCLSYRLFGSAERGMMRRRNGIVNITVKRLDGVAPLPAEGKAVFPPAATGKAVVDAAGASGSGSCCGAAAVEQGKPAAPAGAVMGYPVGC